A single region of the Lysinibacillus sp. B2A1 genome encodes:
- a CDS encoding chemotaxis protein CheW → MTNAVEQESIKVIVFQLADKEYAIPVSHVQGIEKLMHITRVPKTAKYVKGVINLRGVVTPIVDLRERFDLPISEHEETTRIIIISLEDMEVGFVVDSANDVLDIPANSIEPQPEVVGSLEEEFISGVAKIDKRLLILLHLEKVLNPLK, encoded by the coding sequence ATGACAAATGCAGTGGAACAAGAAAGTATTAAAGTAATTGTCTTTCAATTAGCCGATAAAGAATATGCAATCCCAGTGTCACATGTTCAAGGGATTGAAAAATTAATGCATATTACGCGTGTACCAAAAACAGCGAAATATGTAAAAGGTGTCATAAACCTTCGTGGTGTCGTAACACCAATTGTTGATTTACGAGAAAGATTTGATTTACCAATTTCTGAGCACGAAGAAACAACGCGTATTATCATTATTTCATTAGAAGATATGGAAGTAGGCTTCGTCGTAGACTCTGCAAATGATGTATTAGACATCCCTGCTAATTCAATCGAACCACAGCCAGAAGTAGTTGGCTCGCTTGAAGAAGAGTTTATTTCAGGAGTTGCTAAAATTGATAAACGATTATTAATTTTATTGCATTTAGAGAAAGTACTAAATCCACTAAAGTAG
- a CDS encoding CheY-P-specific phosphatase CheC has translation MTFNQKITSLHLDVLKEIGNIGAAHAATALSNLLGKKIDMRVPKVEMVSFNDMMELAGGSENVVVGIYLRIEGDAEGSMFFILPIEQANRFIRRLIYDESFDFKKRPVSELGLSAMQEMGNILSGSYLSALSDFTNLKIYPTVPGLSVDMFGAIISIGLIELSHVSDNVIVINTSIFEDGVEDHETVRGHFFLLPDPDSFDAIFKALGVS, from the coding sequence ATGACATTTAATCAAAAGATTACATCACTACATTTAGATGTATTGAAGGAAATTGGGAATATTGGTGCTGCGCATGCTGCGACAGCACTTTCCAATTTGCTCGGAAAAAAAATTGATATGCGAGTACCAAAGGTAGAAATGGTGTCGTTTAATGACATGATGGAGCTTGCTGGTGGATCTGAAAATGTTGTAGTTGGCATCTATCTACGCATCGAAGGTGATGCTGAAGGCAGTATGTTCTTTATCTTGCCAATAGAACAAGCGAATCGATTTATTCGTCGTCTTATTTATGATGAATCATTTGACTTTAAAAAACGACCAGTTTCAGAGTTAGGATTATCTGCCATGCAGGAAATGGGGAATATTTTATCGGGTTCCTATTTATCCGCGTTATCTGACTTTACAAATTTAAAAATTTATCCAACTGTACCAGGACTAAGCGTTGATATGTTTGGTGCTATTATCAGTATTGGCTTAATTGAATTATCACATGTAAGCGATAATGTTATCGTCATAAACACATCCATTTTTGAAGACGGTGTAGAGGATCATGAAACAGTAAGGGGCCACTTTTTCTTATTGCCTGATCCAGACTCATTTGATGCTATTTTTAAGGCATTGGGAGTTTCATAG
- a CDS encoding chemotaxis protein CheD: MMLNSSGLVIKVGIAQMDVVKLPNTIRTSGLGSCVGVILYDESKKIAGLIHVMLPDSSLGRQESINVAKFADTGISAMIDLLKIEGVQKFKLKAKIAGGAQMFQFTSDKDSMRIGPRNVEAVKRELKRHGIPLVAEDTGGNSGRTIEFNPATSTLHIRTVNQGVSEI; encoded by the coding sequence ATGATGCTGAATAGTAGTGGGCTAGTGATTAAAGTTGGAATTGCACAAATGGATGTGGTAAAGTTACCAAACACCATCAGAACATCAGGTCTTGGATCTTGTGTGGGTGTTATTTTATATGATGAGTCAAAAAAAATTGCTGGTTTAATACATGTGATGTTGCCAGATTCAAGTTTAGGTAGACAAGAGTCAATAAACGTAGCCAAATTTGCTGATACAGGTATTTCGGCTATGATTGACTTATTAAAAATAGAAGGCGTACAAAAATTCAAGTTAAAAGCAAAAATTGCAGGTGGTGCGCAGATGTTCCAATTCACTTCAGATAAAGACTCGATGCGCATTGGTCCACGTAATGTAGAGGCTGTAAAACGTGAGTTGAAACGTCATGGCATCCCATTAGTTGCTGAAGACACTGGTGGTAATAGTGGTAGAACAATTGAATTTAATCCCGCGACGTCAACATTACATATTCGAACAGTTAACCAAGGAGTGAGCGAAATATAA
- a CDS encoding FliA/WhiG family RNA polymerase sigma factor (expressed in late exponential phase; controls the expression of genes coding cell surface proteins involved in chemotaxis, flagellar assembly, and autolysis): MTQPNLNDEQKLWNRWIYDRDPDAGDLLIKKYISLVSYHVQRIGASLPKNVSRDDLTSLGMVGLFDALNKFDIKRDLKFDTYASFRVRGAIIDGLRKEDWLPRSAREKAKKLDAQIEQLEQKYMRHVTPEELAENLELPVEEVYQTVQEHFFSNVLSINEQQDQEETDGKSFVIRDDTTKTPEQIIIKSELLGDLAENIQKLNEKEQLVLSLFYTEELTLTEIGEMLELSTSRISQIHSKALLKLRKLLSNEMINA; encoded by the coding sequence ATGACACAACCAAATCTAAACGATGAACAAAAGCTGTGGAACCGTTGGATATATGACCGTGATCCAGATGCTGGGGATTTGCTTATCAAAAAATATATTTCACTAGTATCTTATCATGTACAACGCATTGGTGCGAGCTTACCGAAAAATGTATCTCGAGACGATCTAACAAGCTTGGGCATGGTAGGTCTTTTTGATGCATTAAATAAATTTGACATTAAGAGAGATTTGAAATTTGATACTTACGCTTCTTTTAGAGTAAGAGGAGCAATTATAGATGGTTTACGGAAGGAAGATTGGTTGCCGCGTTCTGCTCGTGAAAAAGCTAAAAAATTGGATGCCCAAATTGAACAATTAGAACAAAAATATATGCGTCATGTAACACCTGAGGAGCTTGCTGAAAATTTGGAATTACCAGTGGAGGAAGTCTACCAAACTGTACAGGAGCATTTCTTTTCAAATGTCCTTTCCATTAATGAACAACAAGATCAGGAAGAAACGGATGGCAAGTCATTTGTTATTAGGGATGATACAACAAAAACACCTGAACAGATTATTATTAAATCAGAATTATTGGGTGATTTAGCGGAAAATATTCAAAAATTGAATGAAAAGGAACAATTGGTGCTTAGTTTATTTTATACAGAGGAATTGACCTTAACAGAAATCGGTGAAATGCTTGAATTATCAACTTCACGTATATCACAAATTCACTCAAAGGCGCTATTAAAGCTACGAAAATTATTATCTAATGAGATGATTAATGCCTAA
- a CDS encoding RNA polymerase subunit sigma — translation MSLKGVELQIAIPKTFEAGKMADQAQQQTLAQQAHANEALKKEIDRKQKIVNTSEGMDEISEDEEAGGEYIKGTRKKKKKGEQQEKQAPHPFKGNFVDFSG, via the coding sequence ATGAGTTTAAAGGGTGTCGAATTACAAATTGCTATTCCAAAAACGTTTGAGGCAGGGAAAATGGCAGATCAGGCACAGCAGCAAACTTTGGCTCAACAAGCACATGCAAATGAAGCATTAAAAAAAGAAATAGATCGCAAGCAAAAAATTGTGAATACTTCAGAAGGTATGGATGAAATTAGTGAGGATGAAGAAGCAGGTGGCGAATACATTAAGGGGACTCGCAAAAAAAAGAAAAAGGGTGAACAGCAAGAAAAACAGGCACCACATCCGTTTAAAGGAAATTTTGTGGATTTTAGTGGATAG
- the rpsB gene encoding 30S ribosomal protein S2 → MSVISMKQLLEAGVHFGHQTRRWNPKMKKYIFVERNGIYIIDLQKTVKKLEEAYDFMRQVGQDGGKVLFVGTKKQAQEAIKDEAERSGNYYINQRWLGGTLTNFGTIQKRVARMKEIEKMEEVGTFEVLPKKEVIQLKKEHERLIKFLGGIRDMHDLPDVMFVVDPRKERIAVAEARKLNIPLVGIVDTNCDPDEIDYVIPANDDAIRAVKLLTAKMADALIESKQGEEEAPAVEAAAE, encoded by the coding sequence ATGTCAGTAATTTCTATGAAACAATTACTTGAAGCTGGTGTACATTTCGGTCACCAAACTCGTCGTTGGAACCCAAAAATGAAGAAATATATCTTCGTTGAACGTAACGGGATCTACATCATCGACTTACAAAAAACTGTTAAAAAATTAGAGGAAGCTTATGACTTCATGCGTCAAGTTGGTCAAGACGGTGGTAAAGTTCTTTTCGTTGGTACGAAAAAACAAGCACAAGAAGCGATCAAAGATGAAGCTGAACGTTCAGGCAACTACTACATCAACCAACGTTGGTTAGGTGGTACTCTTACAAACTTCGGTACAATTCAAAAACGTGTTGCACGTATGAAAGAAATCGAAAAAATGGAAGAAGTAGGAACTTTCGAAGTTCTACCTAAAAAAGAAGTAATCCAACTTAAAAAAGAACACGAACGTCTAATCAAATTCTTAGGCGGTATCCGTGATATGCACGATCTTCCAGACGTAATGTTCGTGGTTGACCCACGTAAAGAACGTATTGCGGTTGCTGAAGCTCGTAAATTAAACATCCCTCTAGTAGGTATTGTTGATACAAACTGTGATCCAGATGAAATCGACTACGTAATCCCTGCTAACGATGATGCTATTCGTGCTGTTAAACTTTTAACTGCTAAAATGGCTGACGCTTTAATCGAGTCAAAACAAGGTGAAGAAGAAGCTCCAGCTGTAGAAGCTGCTGCTGAGTAA
- a CDS encoding elongation factor Ts, producing the protein MANITAQLVKELREKTGAGMMDCKKALVQTEGDLEAAIDFLREKGLSSAAKKADRIAAEGTTYILENGNEAIILEVNAETDFVAKNDKFQLLVTSLAEQLLAAKPASVEDALELSNAEGVKIVDQISTAVATIGEKINLRRFEVKTKSDADAFGSYLHMGGRIGVLVTLEGSTDAAAAKDVAMHIAAINPTYVSRDEVSAEEVERERKVLTEQALNEGKPENIVAKMVEGRLGKYFEDVCLLDQTFVKNSDQKVRDFVASTGGSVNGFVRYAVGEGIEKREDNFAEEVMSQVKGN; encoded by the coding sequence ATGGCAAACATTACTGCACAATTAGTAAAAGAATTACGCGAAAAAACTGGCGCTGGTATGATGGATTGTAAAAAAGCGTTAGTACAAACAGAAGGCGATTTAGAAGCTGCAATCGACTTCTTACGCGAAAAAGGTCTATCTTCAGCTGCTAAAAAAGCTGACCGTATCGCTGCAGAAGGTACAACTTACATTTTAGAAAATGGTAACGAAGCAATTATTCTTGAAGTAAATGCTGAAACTGACTTCGTTGCTAAAAATGATAAATTCCAACTTTTAGTTACATCTTTAGCAGAGCAATTACTTGCTGCTAAACCTGCATCTGTTGAGGATGCATTAGAGCTTTCAAATGCTGAAGGTGTTAAAATTGTTGACCAAATTTCAACAGCAGTTGCAACAATTGGTGAAAAAATCAACCTACGTCGTTTCGAAGTGAAAACAAAATCAGATGCAGATGCATTTGGTTCTTACTTACACATGGGTGGTCGTATCGGTGTATTAGTAACTTTAGAAGGTTCTACTGATGCAGCAGCTGCTAAAGATGTTGCTATGCATATCGCAGCAATCAACCCAACTTATGTTTCTCGCGATGAAGTTTCTGCTGAAGAAGTTGAACGTGAGCGTAAAGTATTAACTGAACAAGCACTTAACGAAGGTAAACCAGAAAACATCGTTGCTAAAATGGTGGAAGGTCGCCTTGGTAAATATTTCGAGGATGTTTGTTTACTTGACCAAACATTCGTTAAAAACTCTGACCAAAAAGTGCGTGACTTCGTTGCATCAACTGGTGGTTCAGTAAATGGTTTCGTACGCTATGCTGTAGGTGAAGGTATCGAAAAACGTGAAGATAACTTTGCTGAAGAAGTAATGAGCCAAGTTAAAGGTAACTAA
- a CDS encoding UMP kinase, which yields MSVPQYKRVVIKLSGEALAGEAGFGLSPKIIKAVAEEVKEVVDLDVEVAVVVGGGNIWRGKIGSEMGMDRAAADYMGMLATVMNSLALQDALEKLGIETRVQSSIVMTQVAEPYIRRKAVRHLEKKRVVIFAAGTGNPFFSTDTTAALRAAEIDADAILMAKNNVDGVYSADPKIDTNAIKYDTLTYLDVIQQGLQVMDSTASTLCMDNDIPLIVFSITEQGNIKRAVLGEKIGTVVRRNA from the coding sequence ATGAGTGTGCCACAATATAAACGAGTAGTTATAAAATTAAGTGGTGAAGCGTTAGCGGGAGAAGCTGGCTTCGGTTTATCACCAAAAATAATCAAGGCTGTTGCTGAGGAAGTAAAAGAAGTAGTAGATCTTGATGTAGAAGTTGCTGTTGTTGTAGGTGGCGGTAATATATGGCGTGGAAAAATCGGTAGTGAAATGGGGATGGATCGTGCTGCAGCCGATTATATGGGTATGCTTGCAACGGTTATGAACTCTTTAGCATTACAAGATGCACTTGAAAAATTAGGCATTGAAACACGTGTCCAATCTTCTATTGTGATGACACAAGTAGCAGAACCATATATTCGTCGTAAAGCAGTTCGTCATCTAGAGAAAAAACGTGTGGTTATTTTTGCAGCAGGGACAGGTAATCCGTTCTTCTCTACTGATACAACTGCTGCATTACGTGCAGCGGAAATCGATGCAGATGCGATTTTAATGGCTAAAAATAATGTAGATGGTGTTTATTCTGCAGATCCTAAAATAGATACAAATGCCATTAAATACGATACACTCACATACTTAGACGTTATTCAACAAGGTTTACAAGTAATGGATTCAACAGCTTCTACTTTATGTATGGATAACGATATTCCGTTAATTGTCTTCTCAATTACAGAACAAGGTAATATTAAACGTGCCGTACTAGGCGAGAAAATTGGAACAGTTGTTAGGAGGAATGCATAA
- a CDS encoding ribosome recycling factor, with protein sequence MAKQVLEQAKEKMNKTIAAFSRELSSIRAGRANASLLDRITVDYYGAPTPINQLAGVAVPEARLLVITPYDKTILGEIEKAIMKSDIGITPTNDGSVIRLMIPALTEERRKDLVKQVKKEAEDAKIAVRNVRRDANDDLKKLEKAGEITEDDLRGYGEDIQKLTDEFIVKVDQVTKEKEKEILEV encoded by the coding sequence ATGGCTAAACAAGTATTGGAACAAGCTAAAGAAAAAATGAACAAAACAATCGCTGCCTTCAGTCGTGAATTATCATCAATCCGTGCAGGGCGTGCTAACGCATCACTATTAGATCGCATTACGGTTGATTACTATGGTGCACCAACACCGATTAATCAGCTTGCAGGTGTTGCGGTACCAGAAGCGCGTTTATTAGTTATTACGCCTTACGATAAGACAATCTTAGGTGAAATCGAAAAAGCGATTATGAAATCAGATATTGGTATTACACCAACAAATGACGGCTCTGTCATTCGTTTAATGATTCCTGCTTTAACAGAAGAGCGTCGTAAAGATCTTGTGAAGCAAGTGAAAAAAGAAGCAGAGGATGCAAAAATCGCTGTACGTAACGTTCGTCGTGATGCGAATGACGATCTGAAAAAACTTGAAAAAGCTGGCGAAATCACAGAGGATGATCTACGTGGCTACGGTGAAGATATTCAAAAATTAACAGATGAATTCATTGTAAAAGTAGATCAAGTAACGAAAGAAAAAGAAAAAGAAATTCTAGAGGTGTAA
- a CDS encoding isoprenyl transferase, translated as MFKKLLGKQINMNTLSLGERVALAKSEPIPAHVAIIMDGNGRWAKKRAMPRVAGHHEGMKTVRKVTRFASDLGIKVLTVYAFSTENWKRPKTEVDFLMRLPVEFLGSFLPEMMERNVRVEMIGDPALLPAHTQKALFEAMEETKHNTGLILNFALNYGSRSEMVNAMKTMLQKVQDGQLTLQDITEECLTSHLMTAHLPEPDLLIRTSGEVRLSNFMLWQLAYTEFWFTDTLWPDFGEETLLEAVENYQKRNRRYGGLKGEETT; from the coding sequence ATGTTTAAAAAGCTATTAGGTAAACAAATAAATATGAATACACTATCATTGGGGGAACGTGTTGCCCTTGCTAAAAGCGAGCCAATTCCTGCCCATGTTGCGATTATTATGGACGGAAATGGACGTTGGGCAAAAAAACGCGCGATGCCTCGTGTTGCCGGGCACCATGAAGGTATGAAGACGGTACGAAAAGTCACTAGGTTTGCGTCAGATCTTGGAATAAAGGTTTTAACGGTGTATGCGTTCTCAACAGAAAACTGGAAGCGGCCAAAAACAGAAGTAGATTTTCTTATGCGTTTACCTGTTGAATTTTTAGGCTCCTTTTTACCAGAGATGATGGAACGTAATGTACGTGTGGAAATGATTGGAGATCCTGCTTTATTGCCCGCACATACACAAAAGGCATTGTTTGAAGCGATGGAGGAGACGAAGCATAACACAGGGTTAATCTTAAATTTTGCTTTGAATTATGGAAGTCGTTCTGAAATGGTAAATGCAATGAAAACGATGCTTCAAAAAGTGCAAGATGGTCAATTAACGTTACAAGATATAACAGAAGAATGTTTAACATCTCATTTAATGACAGCTCATTTACCAGAGCCAGATTTATTAATTCGTACCAGCGGTGAAGTACGATTAAGTAACTTTATGCTATGGCAGCTCGCCTACACAGAATTTTGGTTTACAGATACATTATGGCCAGATTTTGGCGAGGAAACCTTATTGGAAGCGGTGGAAAACTATCAAAAACGTAATCGCCGTTACGGTGGGTTGAAGGGAGAAGAAACAACTTGA
- a CDS encoding phosphatidate cytidylyltransferase has product MKQRIITAIIAAALFIPFVIYGNVPFTLLVLAMAVVGFYEILKMKGISLFSVPGILGLLILLLLVIPKDWSGKVVEAIGYSSNLMVVYGIVMLLLIYVVLVKNKITFDEVGFILLGAFYVGLGFHYLVETRNEGLVYVVYCLLVVWTTDSGAYFVGRKLGKNKLWPEISPKKTIEGFVGGIVIAVIFAIGMQAMYPFANGYISLIFITIFASIIGQMGDLVESAIKRHFNVKDSGTILPGHGGILDRFDSLLFVVPLLHFLHFLGN; this is encoded by the coding sequence TTGAAACAAAGAATCATCACAGCAATAATTGCAGCTGCGCTTTTTATTCCATTTGTTATTTATGGAAATGTACCATTTACACTACTTGTGCTTGCAATGGCTGTTGTCGGCTTTTATGAAATACTAAAAATGAAAGGTATATCACTTTTTTCAGTGCCCGGTATTTTAGGGCTACTGATTTTACTATTACTTGTTATACCTAAGGATTGGTCGGGTAAGGTAGTAGAAGCAATTGGCTATTCCTCTAATTTGATGGTTGTGTATGGCATCGTTATGCTTTTACTGATATATGTAGTTCTTGTGAAAAATAAAATCACATTTGATGAAGTTGGTTTTATTTTATTAGGTGCGTTTTATGTAGGCTTGGGCTTCCATTATTTAGTTGAAACAAGAAATGAAGGACTTGTATATGTTGTCTACTGTTTACTAGTTGTTTGGACGACAGACTCAGGAGCATATTTTGTTGGAAGAAAGCTAGGTAAAAATAAGCTATGGCCAGAAATTTCACCAAAGAAAACGATAGAAGGTTTTGTAGGCGGTATTGTAATTGCAGTAATCTTTGCAATAGGGATGCAGGCAATGTACCCATTTGCAAATGGCTACATCTCACTTATTTTCATCACAATTTTTGCATCTATCATTGGGCAGATGGGTGATTTAGTGGAATCCGCCATAAAACGTCATTTCAATGTAAAGGATTCAGGAACTATACTACCTGGACACGGCGGAATTTTAGATCGCTTTGATAGTCTATTATTTGTTGTGCCGCTATTACACTTTTTGCATTTTTTAGGGAATTAA
- a CDS encoding 1-deoxy-D-xylulose-5-phosphate reductoisomerase — MKKISLLGATGSIGWQTYDILKEQRDAFQLVAFSSGKNIEKTREMIEALKPELVSVQREEDALTLAKEYPQIQFSFGEKGLVEVATHPDSTVLVNAVLGSVGLESTLAAIRMGKTVAIANKETLVTAGHLVMAEAKKYNVTILPVDSEHSAIFQSMNGENPKNIERLIITASGGSFRDKSRDDLKHVTVADALNHPNWSMGAKITIDSATMMNKGLEVIEAHVLFDMPYDKIDVLLHRESIIHSLVEYHDTSVIAQLGTPDMRVPIQYALSYPDRMPLHNGQRLNLAQIGQLHFQEMDFKRYPALRLAYEAGRTGGTILTAMNAANEAAVAAFLQGKITFLEIDETIERVMQAHNNILVPDLQTILQVDGETRKTVLDMVK, encoded by the coding sequence GTGAAAAAAATTAGTTTACTTGGTGCAACTGGGTCCATTGGCTGGCAAACCTATGATATTTTAAAGGAACAACGTGATGCCTTTCAGCTAGTCGCATTTTCTTCAGGGAAGAATATCGAAAAAACGCGTGAAATGATTGAAGCTTTGAAGCCAGAGCTGGTATCTGTTCAGCGAGAAGAGGATGCATTGACACTGGCTAAAGAGTATCCTCAAATCCAATTTTCATTTGGAGAAAAAGGGCTTGTTGAGGTGGCTACACATCCTGATTCTACAGTTCTCGTTAATGCTGTTCTTGGTAGTGTTGGTCTTGAGTCAACATTAGCCGCAATTCGAATGGGGAAAACAGTTGCTATTGCAAATAAGGAAACACTTGTAACGGCTGGGCATTTAGTGATGGCAGAGGCCAAGAAATACAATGTAACAATTTTACCAGTTGATAGTGAGCATTCTGCAATCTTTCAGTCAATGAATGGTGAAAATCCAAAAAATATCGAACGTTTAATTATTACAGCTTCTGGTGGTAGCTTCCGTGACAAATCACGTGATGATTTAAAGCATGTAACCGTTGCGGATGCACTCAATCACCCAAACTGGTCAATGGGTGCGAAGATTACCATAGATTCGGCTACAATGATGAATAAAGGACTAGAAGTCATAGAAGCACATGTCCTATTTGATATGCCTTATGATAAAATTGATGTACTTTTACATAGAGAAAGTATTATTCACTCTCTAGTTGAGTATCATGATACTAGTGTCATTGCGCAGCTAGGTACTCCAGATATGCGTGTACCTATCCAGTATGCCTTAAGCTACCCAGATCGAATGCCGTTGCATAACGGACAACGGCTCAATTTAGCACAGATTGGTCAACTTCATTTTCAAGAAATGGATTTCAAACGTTATCCAGCATTGCGTCTTGCCTATGAGGCTGGGCGAACAGGCGGTACGATTTTGACAGCCATGAATGCAGCAAATGAAGCAGCAGTTGCAGCCTTTTTACAAGGGAAAATAACATTCCTAGAAATCGATGAAACAATCGAACGTGTAATGCAGGCACATAACAACATATTAGTGCCAGATTTGCAGACAATTTTACAGGTAGACGGTGAAACAAGAAAAACAGTGTTAGACATGGTAAAATAA
- the rseP gene encoding RIP metalloprotease RseP: MQTAIAFILIFGLLVFFHELGHFLFAKRAGIMVREFAIGMGPKIYGKTHGETIYTVRLLPIGGYVRMAGDDMDGTELLPGYRVGLIVDEDNRVKKIIFNQNNKQLPDLLFLEVERADLEKDLYIEGYDEEENLVRYSVTRDCILVENGKETLIAPYDRQFNAKTVGQRAMTIFAGPLFNFILAFFIYLMIGLLNGVPTNEPIITDVVKDHPAAQAGMLAGDRVKSIDGHAVETWQDLVSIVQSRPGKTINVTVEREGTTKNLTMTVKEKKENGETYGQIGVTSPKVYNPLKAVVYGAQETYHMTMRIFELLGMLITGQFTIDALSGPVGIYKTTETVATWGIFALMNFAAMLSINLGIMNLLPLPALDGGRLLFFGFEALRGKPIDRQKEGMVHFVGIVLLMILMVVVTWNDIQRFFF, from the coding sequence ATGCAAACAGCCATTGCATTTATATTAATTTTTGGTCTGCTCGTATTCTTCCATGAACTTGGTCACTTCCTTTTTGCGAAACGCGCAGGAATTATGGTTCGTGAATTTGCTATCGGTATGGGTCCAAAAATTTATGGAAAAACACATGGTGAAACAATTTATACGGTACGACTTTTGCCAATTGGTGGTTACGTTCGTATGGCTGGTGATGACATGGATGGTACTGAATTGCTACCTGGATACCGTGTAGGGCTTATTGTTGATGAAGATAATCGTGTCAAAAAAATTATTTTCAATCAAAATAATAAGCAGTTACCAGACTTATTATTTTTAGAAGTTGAACGAGCTGATTTAGAAAAAGATTTATATATTGAAGGCTATGATGAAGAAGAGAATTTAGTGCGTTATAGTGTAACAAGGGATTGTATTTTGGTCGAAAATGGAAAAGAAACATTGATCGCACCATATGACCGTCAATTTAACGCTAAAACAGTGGGACAACGTGCGATGACAATCTTTGCGGGACCATTGTTTAACTTTATATTAGCATTTTTCATTTATTTAATGATTGGTTTGTTAAATGGTGTACCAACAAATGAGCCAATTATTACAGATGTAGTAAAAGATCATCCGGCTGCACAGGCAGGTATGCTTGCAGGTGACAGGGTGAAATCAATAGATGGACATGCTGTTGAGACGTGGCAGGATTTAGTTTCCATTGTACAAAGTCGACCTGGTAAGACGATTAATGTTACAGTTGAGCGAGAGGGAACAACGAAAAATCTCACAATGACAGTGAAAGAGAAGAAAGAGAATGGGGAGACATATGGTCAAATTGGAGTGACAAGTCCTAAAGTCTATAACCCGTTAAAAGCTGTCGTCTATGGTGCTCAAGAAACATATCATATGACAATGCGTATATTTGAATTACTGGGAATGCTTATTACTGGTCAATTTACAATTGATGCATTATCAGGTCCTGTTGGAATTTACAAAACGACAGAGACTGTTGCCACATGGGGAATTTTTGCTTTAATGAATTTTGCAGCCATGTTAAGTATTAATCTAGGCATCATGAATTTATTACCACTTCCTGCTCTTGATGGTGGCCGCCTATTATTCTTCGGCTTCGAGGCTTTAAGAGGTAAGCCAATTGATCGTCAAAAAGAAGGTATGGTCCATTTTGTTGGTATTGTACTATTAATGATTTTAATGGTAGTTGTCACATGGAATGATATACAGCGATTCTTCTTTTAG